In a single window of the candidate division KSB1 bacterium genome:
- a CDS encoding AsmA family protein: MKKLLIIIGVIVGLLFLAVTIIPMFYKDQIVAIIKDKANEQLACQMDFDDVGISFFRDFPGITVSIDGLSLVNRAPFEGDTLVHFNSFRVTVDLLSLISGESVEIVSILLDQPDISLRVLADGTPNWNIMKETETVEAAPESETEEFGLTLQRYEIRNANLTYIDDQTGMNLAVKGFNHSGYGDFTQDIVYLKTDTKIKSLSAGVGDINYLQDIETHFAIETVIDMKNLSIELKKNQLRLNDFIFNLDGSLKIAEETTTVDLQFSTEETDFKSLVSLIPILYQKDFSELETSGRFSFQGKIIGNYSENEFPKIDFKFEVNDGMLKLPDMPKPIDHFAFELFVVNPGGDLNNTLINLRKFHFEMDRQPFDARLIVSRPFSDPTFSGFIKGNIDLGNIKELLPLEENTEIAGLIQANLEFSGSQKKDLEINGNGQLNFSEIIYSSPQLPEPFSLKEASITFTPAKVSLDRFSAQIGKSDIKATGQLENVLSYFLKDAELKGNLAISSNFFDLNPWMAGPSAELSAVELPGKIEFLMDVQFNEVLFDNLKLQNVRGSLVLKDKVLKMDGLYMEALGGKMIASGKYDSNIPQTPTIDFDFSISQVGFADAYNSFITVQTFAPIANHLHGNFNAKIKLSSQLDNNLVPLWQNFTSHGKLDIASASLTDFAPFNQVAKAIKWDKIQNPTLNNFHPSYSIEEGRMKIEPFTVTIENTDMVISGSYGIDKSLNFDLILKMPASELRGQTANALTNLVGKKVSLGTDETVDILVSIGGTYDKPIIKASLGDIVKSVTSGLKQAAVSELESKKDEVKQGIVEALTKKKTGKDSTAGKSTLEQIAKEKFEKEKKEAEKKVKDKLKNLFKKKKN, from the coding sequence ATGAAAAAATTACTAATCATCATCGGAGTTATTGTTGGATTATTATTCCTAGCTGTGACGATAATCCCCATGTTTTACAAAGATCAAATCGTTGCCATCATTAAAGATAAAGCCAATGAACAGTTGGCTTGTCAAATGGATTTTGATGATGTTGGTATTAGTTTCTTTCGGGATTTCCCTGGTATTACCGTATCGATTGATGGTCTTAGCCTGGTGAATCGTGCGCCTTTCGAGGGCGATACTTTGGTTCATTTTAATTCCTTTCGTGTTACCGTTGATCTGCTCAGTTTAATTTCGGGAGAATCCGTTGAAATTGTTTCGATCCTGTTGGATCAGCCGGATATTTCCCTCAGGGTTCTTGCAGATGGCACGCCGAACTGGAATATCATGAAAGAAACAGAAACGGTTGAAGCTGCCCCGGAAAGTGAAACGGAAGAATTTGGTTTAACCCTGCAAAGATATGAAATTCGAAACGCCAATCTCACTTATATAGATGATCAAACCGGAATGAACCTGGCTGTGAAGGGATTTAACCACAGTGGCTACGGGGATTTCACCCAAGATATCGTCTATTTAAAAACAGACACGAAAATTAAATCTCTAAGCGCCGGAGTTGGAGATATTAACTATTTGCAGGATATTGAAACTCATTTCGCAATCGAAACAGTGATCGATATGAAGAACCTTTCAATAGAACTGAAAAAAAACCAACTAAGGCTTAACGACTTTATTTTTAATCTCGACGGCTCATTAAAAATCGCAGAGGAAACTACCACTGTTGATTTACAGTTTAGCACTGAAGAAACAGATTTTAAAAGTTTGGTTTCCCTGATCCCAATCCTCTACCAGAAGGATTTTTCTGAGCTGGAAACATCGGGTCGATTTAGCTTCCAGGGCAAAATTATCGGCAATTACAGTGAAAATGAATTCCCCAAAATTGACTTCAAATTTGAAGTCAATGATGGCATGCTAAAACTTCCGGACATGCCAAAACCCATAGATCATTTTGCTTTTGAATTATTTGTGGTAAACCCGGGAGGAGATCTAAACAACACCCTGATTAATTTACGAAAATTTCATTTCGAAATGGACCGGCAACCATTCGACGCCCGCCTTATTGTCAGCAGGCCTTTTTCCGATCCCACTTTCAGCGGCTTTATTAAAGGCAATATCGATTTAGGTAACATCAAAGAACTCCTGCCATTAGAGGAAAATACTGAAATCGCCGGCCTCATTCAGGCAAACCTGGAATTTTCAGGCAGTCAGAAAAAAGACCTGGAAATCAATGGAAATGGGCAGCTTAACTTTTCAGAGATCATTTATTCGTCCCCACAACTTCCCGAACCCTTTTCCTTAAAGGAAGCATCGATAACTTTTACACCTGCAAAGGTTTCATTAGATCGGTTTAGTGCTCAAATCGGCAAGAGTGATATTAAGGCAACGGGCCAATTGGAGAATGTTCTTTCTTACTTCCTCAAAGATGCAGAATTAAAAGGCAACCTTGCAATCAGTTCTAATTTTTTTGATTTGAATCCATGGATGGCAGGACCCAGTGCTGAACTTTCAGCGGTCGAGCTACCCGGTAAAATTGAATTCCTGATGGATGTGCAATTCAATGAAGTGCTTTTTGATAATCTAAAATTGCAAAACGTCAGAGGATCCCTGGTTCTTAAAGACAAAGTCCTGAAGATGGATGGCCTCTACATGGAGGCATTAGGCGGAAAAATGATCGCTTCGGGTAAATATGACAGTAACATTCCACAGACCCCAACCATCGATTTCGATTTTTCAATCAGCCAGGTTGGATTTGCCGATGCATACAATAGCTTTATAACTGTGCAAACCTTTGCACCGATTGCAAATCATCTCCATGGCAATTTTAATGCAAAAATAAAGTTAAGTTCGCAATTGGATAATAACCTGGTACCGCTTTGGCAAAATTTCACCAGCCATGGCAAGCTGGATATTGCCTCTGCAAGTTTGACGGATTTCGCACCTTTCAATCAAGTTGCAAAAGCAATTAAATGGGATAAAATACAAAATCCTACTTTAAATAATTTTCATCCTTCATACTCAATCGAGGAAGGCCGAATGAAAATTGAACCATTCACGGTCACGATTGAAAATACGGATATGGTTATCTCGGGATCATACGGGATTGATAAATCATTGAATTTTGATTTGATCCTCAAAATGCCCGCCAGTGAGCTAAGGGGTCAAACAGCGAATGCCCTCACTAACCTTGTTGGGAAGAAAGTGAGCTTGGGCACTGATGAGACAGTTGACATATTGGTTTCTATAGGGGGCACTTATGACAAACCAATTATAAAAGCATCTTTGGGCGACATTGTAAAAAGTGTCACATCCGGTTTGAAACAGGCAGCCGTTTCCGAATTAGAAAGTAAAAAAGATGAAGTAAAACAAGGCATTGTAGAAGCTCTAACCAAAAAGAAAACCGGAAAAGATTCAACAGCAGGCAAATCAACTTTAGAACAAATTGCAAAAGAAAAATTCGAGAAAGAGAAGAAAGAAGCGGAGAAGAAAGTAAAAGATAAACTGAAGAATTTATTCAAAAAGAAAAAGAATTAG
- a CDS encoding S9 family peptidase → MKKYLSISIFFLIITLFSFANLGAQEPVKKLTLDLYLDMESVSNPQISPDGKQIIYTRRWVDKMNDSRKSSLWIMKVDGSKNRFLVEGSSAQWSPDGFRIAFTASGKPKGSQIHVRWMDAEGAVTQITRVEQSPSNIRWSPNGKTIAFSMLVPEKDKWTVKLPAKPEGAKWTKEPRIIDRLRYRRDRRGFIKEGFNHVFIVPADGGTPRQITSGDFSHSSPRWTPDGSEIICSSLRVDDAEYQWRESEIYAVNVKTGETKQLTTRKGPDGNPVPSPNGKYIAYTGYDFTDDTYITNKIYVMNRDGSNPHKISGDFDRRSSGLTWARDNSGVYFNTRSEGSRNVYFASLKNGVKPITEGTHYISVSSINKNGKAAAVWADSHNPGDVIAFDLKKPKQITQLTHVNEDILSDVKLGEVEEIWYNSVDDFKIQGWIVKPPDFDPNRKYPLILAIHGGPHGMYGVGFNFAWQNHAAEDFVVLYTNPRGSDGYGSPFGNAIKNAYPDKDFDDLMKGVDEVIAKGYIDERNLFVYGGSGGGVLTAWIVGHTDRFAAASSNYPVIDWISFVGTTDGASWYRNFKKFPWEDPSEHLKRSPLMYAGNVKTPTMLMTGIKDLRTPISQTEEFYMALKVQKIPTVMLRFNEEWHGTSSKPSNFMRSVLYLRSWFDKYTTKDEIAGR, encoded by the coding sequence ATGAAGAAATATCTTTCCATTTCAATATTTTTCTTAATTATTACCCTATTTTCATTTGCTAATCTGGGTGCCCAGGAGCCTGTTAAAAAGCTCACCCTGGACCTTTACCTGGATATGGAGAGTGTAAGCAATCCACAAATATCTCCGGATGGTAAACAGATTATTTACACCCGGAGATGGGTTGATAAAATGAATGACAGCCGGAAATCTTCGCTTTGGATTATGAAAGTGGATGGCTCCAAAAACCGGTTCCTGGTTGAAGGATCTTCGGCGCAATGGTCACCCGATGGTTTTCGCATTGCTTTTACTGCCAGCGGAAAACCGAAAGGAAGTCAAATCCATGTCCGGTGGATGGATGCCGAGGGTGCGGTTACGCAAATCACCCGGGTCGAACAATCGCCATCAAACATCCGGTGGTCTCCGAACGGGAAGACCATTGCATTCTCGATGTTGGTGCCCGAAAAAGATAAGTGGACTGTTAAACTGCCGGCAAAACCCGAAGGCGCAAAATGGACCAAGGAACCTCGTATCATCGATCGACTTCGCTACCGCCGAGATCGAAGGGGATTTATAAAAGAAGGATTTAACCATGTTTTTATCGTCCCTGCTGACGGCGGTACCCCACGACAAATTACATCGGGCGACTTTAGCCACTCATCGCCAAGGTGGACTCCGGATGGCAGTGAAATTATCTGCAGCAGCTTGCGAGTTGATGATGCCGAATACCAATGGCGGGAATCTGAGATTTATGCTGTCAATGTGAAGACCGGAGAAACGAAGCAATTAACCACTCGAAAAGGACCGGATGGCAATCCTGTCCCATCTCCCAATGGTAAATATATTGCCTATACGGGTTACGATTTCACAGATGATACCTATATCACCAACAAAATTTATGTCATGAACAGGGATGGTTCAAATCCGCATAAGATCTCCGGAGATTTTGACCGGCGGTCTTCCGGTTTAACCTGGGCAAGAGACAATAGCGGTGTATATTTTAACACACGCAGCGAAGGCAGCCGCAATGTTTATTTTGCTTCACTAAAGAATGGCGTAAAACCAATTACCGAAGGAACCCATTATATATCAGTAAGCAGCATCAACAAAAATGGTAAGGCTGCGGCAGTTTGGGCCGATTCTCATAATCCCGGTGATGTGATCGCTTTTGACTTGAAAAAACCCAAGCAGATTACCCAATTGACCCATGTAAATGAAGATATCCTTTCGGATGTCAAACTGGGAGAGGTCGAGGAAATCTGGTATAATTCTGTGGATGATTTTAAAATTCAAGGATGGATTGTAAAACCACCGGATTTCGATCCGAATCGAAAATACCCACTAATTTTAGCCATCCACGGCGGTCCCCATGGAATGTATGGCGTCGGATTTAATTTTGCCTGGCAAAACCATGCCGCGGAAGACTTTGTGGTTTTGTATACCAATCCTCGCGGCAGTGACGGCTATGGCAGTCCATTTGGCAACGCGATAAAGAATGCCTACCCTGACAAGGATTTCGATGATTTGATGAAAGGCGTCGATGAGGTGATTGCCAAGGGCTATATCGATGAACGAAACTTGTTTGTGTACGGCGGCAGTGGCGGCGGTGTCCTAACCGCATGGATCGTCGGCCATACGGATCGATTCGCCGCTGCTTCTTCCAACTACCCGGTAATCGACTGGATTAGCTTTGTCGGCACAACGGATGGCGCCAGTTGGTATCGTAACTTCAAGAAATTTCCATGGGAAGATCCCAGCGAGCATTTAAAGCGATCCCCGCTCATGTACGCCGGTAATGTAAAAACACCGACCATGCTGATGACAGGTATCAAAGATTTGCGCACACCGATTTCCCAAACCGAAGAGTTCTACATGGCGCTGAAAGTGCAAAAAATCCCGACGGTAATGCTGCGTTTTAATGAGGAATGGCACGGTACCAGCTCTAAGCCATCCAATTTTATGCGCTCGGTGCTTTACCTGAGAAGCTGGTTTGATAAGTATACGACAAAGGATGAGATTGCCGGGAGGTAG
- a CDS encoding PA0069 family radical SAM protein, with protein MPVHQNNIRGRGAATNPLNRFETISIEFDEPDGQKNELKGTQYFKDSSKTFITYNDSPDVGFDASINPYRGCEHGCIYCYARPSHEYLGLSAGLDFESKIFVKENGPEILEKELSRPKWKPQVLGISGVTDPYQPIERHFKLTRRCLEVLVKFKNPVVIITKNHMVTRDLDLLSELSSINAALVMISITTQNSALTQIMEPRTSIPARRFEAIEKLTAAGIKTGVLAAPIIPGLTDHEIPSILKMAADAGAVCAGYIMLRMPYAVAPLFENWLERHYPDRKDKILNRIRDIRGGKLNDPRLGTRMRGEGVFADEIRNLFDLSCRKAGLNKEKPNLTAHHFRVLADNQFDFFS; from the coding sequence TTGCCTGTTCATCAAAACAACATTCGCGGTCGCGGCGCCGCAACGAATCCTCTCAATCGATTTGAAACCATCTCCATCGAATTCGATGAGCCGGACGGCCAGAAAAATGAGTTGAAAGGTACCCAATATTTTAAGGATTCATCCAAGACATTCATCACTTACAACGACAGCCCGGATGTGGGATTCGACGCAAGCATCAATCCTTATCGCGGTTGTGAACACGGCTGCATTTATTGTTACGCCCGGCCATCCCATGAATATCTAGGGCTTTCGGCGGGATTGGATTTTGAGAGTAAAATTTTCGTTAAGGAAAATGGACCGGAAATTTTGGAAAAAGAATTATCGCGCCCCAAATGGAAACCGCAGGTGCTGGGTATCAGCGGTGTAACCGATCCCTATCAGCCGATAGAACGCCACTTCAAACTAACGCGCCGTTGTCTTGAAGTGTTGGTCAAATTTAAAAACCCAGTGGTGATAATCACCAAGAACCACATGGTAACCCGTGATTTGGACCTATTGAGTGAGCTTTCATCCATAAACGCGGCATTGGTCATGATATCGATTACGACTCAAAACAGTGCGCTGACCCAAATCATGGAGCCACGGACATCCATTCCTGCACGGCGATTTGAAGCCATCGAGAAATTAACTGCGGCTGGCATCAAAACCGGTGTTCTCGCTGCTCCAATTATTCCGGGTCTAACCGATCACGAAATTCCATCGATCTTGAAAATGGCTGCTGACGCCGGAGCAGTTTGTGCCGGCTACATAATGCTGCGCATGCCCTATGCTGTTGCACCCCTGTTTGAGAATTGGCTGGAAAGACATTATCCCGATAGAAAAGACAAAATTCTAAACCGGATTCGGGATATCCGTGGTGGAAAATTAAATGACCCTCGGCTGGGAACCAGGATGAGAGGGGAAGGCGTTTTTGCAGATGAAATCCGGAACTTGTTTGATCTGTCTTGCCGGAAAGCTGGACTGAACAAGGAGAAGCCGAATCTCACAGCACATCATTTTAGAGTATTGGCTGATAACCAGTTTGACTTTTTTTCTTGA